Proteins co-encoded in one Microbacterium hydrocarbonoxydans genomic window:
- the ruvA gene encoding Holliday junction branch migration protein RuvA, giving the protein MISSLHGSVLHSSSDQVVIDVGGVGFSVAVPVDVAHTATVGERLLLHTSLIVREDALSLYGFADRSELEIFGLLISVTGVGPKSALGVLSHMTVDQIAEAVNAEDDAPFRRVSGIGPKTAKLIVVQLAGKVQPSGIASKATTSGGSDVVDQVTAALVGLGWSEKVAAEAASQTAAEATDAEKSAVAPLLRRTLAMLGPARV; this is encoded by the coding sequence ATGATCTCCTCGCTGCACGGCTCTGTCCTGCACTCGTCGTCCGACCAGGTCGTCATCGATGTGGGGGGTGTCGGCTTCTCCGTGGCGGTTCCCGTCGACGTGGCCCACACGGCGACCGTGGGAGAGCGGCTGCTGCTGCACACGAGCCTGATCGTCCGCGAGGATGCGCTCTCGCTCTACGGTTTCGCCGATCGCAGCGAACTCGAGATCTTCGGGCTGCTCATCAGCGTCACGGGCGTCGGGCCGAAATCCGCGCTCGGCGTGCTGTCGCATATGACTGTTGATCAGATCGCCGAAGCGGTCAACGCCGAAGACGACGCGCCGTTCCGCAGAGTGTCGGGGATCGGCCCCAAGACGGCGAAGCTGATCGTCGTGCAGCTCGCCGGGAAGGTGCAGCCGAGCGGAATCGCCTCGAAGGCCACGACGAGCGGCGGTTCTGACGTCGTCGATCAGGTCACTGCGGCGCTGGTCGGGCTGGGCTGGTCCGAGAAGGTCGCGGCCGAGGCAGCGAGCCAGACGGCCGCCGAGGCCACGGATGCCGAGAAGTCCGCCGTCGCACCGCTCCTGCGCCGTACGCTGGCGATGTTGGGACCCGCGCGTGTCTGA
- a CDS encoding YebC/PmpR family DNA-binding transcriptional regulator, giving the protein MSGHSKWATTKHKKAIIDSRRAKSWAKLIKNIEVAAKLGGADLAGNPTLFDAVQKAKKTSVPKDNIDRAVKRGAGIGGEAVEYTSIMYEGYGPNGVAMMIECLTDNKNRAAAEVRTALSRNGGTLADPGSVAYNFSRKGVIVVGSEGTTEDDVMMAALEAGAEEIEPHAEGFEIITEATDLVAVRSALQDAGIDYESADVEFVPNLKVEIDADTARKVFRLIDALEDSEDVQNVFTNFDLSAEVQAELENDDA; this is encoded by the coding sequence ATGTCCGGGCATTCCAAGTGGGCCACCACGAAGCACAAGAAGGCCATCATCGACTCCAGGCGCGCCAAGTCCTGGGCCAAGCTCATCAAGAACATCGAGGTCGCGGCGAAGCTCGGCGGAGCTGATCTCGCCGGAAACCCGACCCTGTTCGACGCCGTTCAGAAGGCCAAGAAGACCTCGGTCCCGAAGGACAACATCGACCGCGCGGTGAAGCGCGGAGCGGGAATCGGCGGAGAGGCCGTCGAGTACACCTCGATCATGTACGAAGGCTACGGACCCAACGGCGTCGCCATGATGATCGAGTGCCTCACCGACAACAAGAACCGGGCCGCGGCCGAGGTGCGCACCGCACTGAGCCGCAACGGCGGCACACTCGCGGATCCCGGAAGCGTCGCCTACAACTTCAGCCGCAAGGGCGTGATCGTCGTCGGATCCGAGGGGACCACCGAGGACGACGTCATGATGGCAGCTCTCGAAGCCGGTGCCGAAGAGATCGAGCCGCACGCCGAGGGCTTCGAGATCATCACCGAGGCCACCGACCTCGTCGCCGTGCGCAGCGCTCTGCAGGATGCCGGCATCGACTACGAGTCGGCCGACGTCGAGTTCGTGCCCAACCTCAAGGTCGAGATCGACGCCGACACGGCGCGCAAGGTGTTCCGTCTCATCGATGCGCTCGAGGACAGCGAAGACGTGCAGAACGTCTTCACGAACTTCGATCTGTCGGCCGAGGTGCAGGCTGAGCTCGAGAACGACGACGCGTAG
- the ruvC gene encoding crossover junction endodeoxyribonuclease RuvC codes for MTSSLRVLGIDPGLTRCGVGVVDVDRSRRGTLVHVGVIRSDPDLPIGERLALVAAGIREVLAEHRPDAVAVERVFAQQNTHTVMGTAQASGVALLLAAEAGLPAATHTPSEVKAAVTGYGSADKKQVQAMIARILRLDAPPQPADAADALAIALCHAWRRGAAGAPGGEALTPAQRAWADAERVARTYIRSRA; via the coding sequence GTGACCTCCTCGCTGCGTGTGCTCGGCATCGACCCCGGACTCACGCGGTGTGGCGTCGGGGTCGTCGACGTCGATCGCTCTCGACGCGGGACTCTCGTGCACGTCGGAGTGATCCGTTCGGACCCCGATCTGCCCATCGGCGAGCGACTCGCTCTCGTCGCGGCCGGCATCCGTGAGGTGCTCGCCGAGCACCGTCCCGATGCCGTGGCGGTGGAGCGCGTGTTCGCGCAGCAGAACACGCACACGGTCATGGGCACGGCTCAGGCGAGCGGCGTCGCACTGCTCCTGGCCGCAGAGGCGGGGCTTCCCGCCGCGACCCACACGCCGAGCGAGGTGAAGGCGGCGGTCACCGGGTACGGCTCCGCCGACAAGAAGCAGGTGCAGGCGATGATCGCCCGCATCCTCCGCCTGGACGCGCCGCCGCAGCCGGCCGACGCGGCTGACGCGCTGGCGATAGCCCTGTGTCATGCGTGGCGTCGGGGCGCGGCGGGCGCGCCGGGCGGTGAGGCTCTGACGCCTGCGCAGCGTGCGTGGGCCGACGCCGAGCGTGTCGCTCGAACATACATACGATCCCGCGCCTAG